In a single window of the Arthrobacter zhangbolii genome:
- a CDS encoding preprotein translocase subunit YajC — protein sequence MNIADLFIPLLLAVFVIMMFRKQKKTTQSVAQQRSQMVPGTEVMTQFGLFGRIVSVDQEENKAVLELSPGNTATVHLQALTKVVVQQPAEEAEAEETPQVPDDASSLTLGKGAARDADANQDASARNETPEETLKRLSRDDTKEN from the coding sequence GTGAATATCGCTGATCTCTTCATTCCCCTGCTTCTGGCGGTCTTCGTCATCATGATGTTCCGCAAGCAGAAGAAGACGACGCAGTCGGTGGCCCAGCAGCGCTCCCAGATGGTTCCGGGCACCGAGGTCATGACCCAGTTCGGGCTTTTCGGACGGATCGTTTCCGTGGACCAGGAGGAAAACAAGGCAGTCCTGGAACTTTCCCCGGGCAACACCGCCACCGTGCACCTGCAGGCGCTGACCAAGGTAGTTGTGCAGCAGCCCGCTGAAGAGGCAGAGGCCGAGGAAACCCCGCAGGTTCCCGACGATGCGTCCTCCCTGACCCTGGGCAAGGGTGCGGCACGGGATGCCGACGCCAATCAGGATGCCTCCGCCCGGAATGAGACGCCTGAAGAAACACTCAAGCGCCTGAGCCGCGACGATACAAAAGAGAACTAG
- the ruvA gene encoding Holliday junction branch migration protein RuvA → MISSLRGVVSHVGLTSAVIDVHGLGMLIQATPQTLATLRTGNEAFIHTAMIVREDSMTLYGFTDADQREVFEILLGVSGVGPRIALAVLAVHTPEAIRVAASSGDDKAFSKVSGIGPKGARRIVLELADKLVPHGTVENPAAPRWQEQVLAAMTGLGWSEKDATAAIEDTAAEYPDIAAAGNVGEILKLTLRRLGTDGARTASRRKAG, encoded by the coding sequence ATGATCAGTTCCCTCCGCGGGGTCGTTTCGCACGTCGGCCTCACCTCCGCCGTCATTGATGTGCACGGGCTCGGGATGCTGATCCAGGCCACCCCGCAGACCCTGGCAACCCTGCGCACGGGCAATGAAGCGTTCATCCACACCGCCATGATTGTCCGTGAGGACTCCATGACGCTCTACGGGTTCACCGACGCGGACCAGCGGGAGGTCTTCGAAATCCTCCTGGGCGTCAGTGGCGTCGGACCGCGGATCGCGCTGGCCGTCCTGGCCGTGCATACCCCCGAAGCCATCCGGGTGGCGGCGTCCAGCGGGGATGACAAAGCCTTCAGCAAGGTCTCCGGCATCGGGCCCAAGGGAGCCCGCCGGATTGTCCTGGAACTGGCGGACAAGCTGGTGCCCCACGGCACCGTGGAGAACCCGGCCGCCCCGCGCTGGCAGGAGCAGGTCCTTGCCGCCATGACCGGACTGGGCTGGTCCGAGAAGGATGCCACCGCCGCCATCGAGGACACCGCCGCTGAATACCCGGACATCGCGGCCGCCGGGAACGTCGGGGAAATCCTGAAACTGACCCTGCGCCGGCTGGGTACCGACGGCGCCCGGACCGCTTCGCGCCGGAAGGCCGGCTGA
- the secD gene encoding protein translocase subunit SecD, with protein sequence MPRTGPGSAAKKTLIWLGVIFAALALLLGGGSMWSNASWTPKLALDLEGGTQMILAPKVQGASSDINAEQLEQAVEIIRQRVDGSGVSEAEISTQSNRNVVVSLPGVPDAETRELIQASAQMEFRPVLAGGGGQGAAVTDPTPAEQLPTPTAEPTDGSDPNWISPELQTEFETTDCLNPDTLANAEQAAADQPMVACEPGTAGKYILGPVEVPGAEISTASFGMAQGNNGISTNQWAVNIEFNREGTDTFRQVTERLFAFPQGDPRNQFAIVLDGQIISAPTVNAVITDGKPQITGNFTQESAEALSEQLKYGALPISFEIQSEQQVSATLGADQLRMGIIAGLIGLILVAVYSLFQYRALGLVTIASLVVAGVLTYLAIAILGWSQNYRLSLAGVAGLIVAIGQTADSFIVYFERIRDELRDGRSLVSAVDNGWKRAKRTVLASKAVNILAAVVLYFVAVGNVRGFAFTLGLTAIADLIVVFMFTHPTMVLLARTRFFGEGHRFSGLDTTKLGAVPLYRGAGRLREPGDSPALRGKNKAAAKEAERRLTIAERRLAEKQNSMAGSGRSSEKDGE encoded by the coding sequence ATGCCCCGTACCGGCCCCGGCTCGGCCGCGAAAAAGACGCTCATTTGGCTGGGCGTCATTTTTGCTGCCCTGGCCCTCCTGCTTGGTGGCGGCTCCATGTGGAGCAACGCCAGCTGGACCCCAAAACTTGCCCTCGACCTCGAGGGCGGCACCCAGATGATCCTTGCTCCCAAGGTTCAGGGAGCCAGCTCCGATATCAACGCCGAACAGCTGGAGCAGGCGGTGGAGATCATCCGCCAGCGTGTGGACGGCAGCGGTGTCTCCGAAGCCGAGATCAGCACGCAGTCCAACCGCAACGTGGTGGTCTCCCTGCCGGGTGTTCCCGATGCAGAGACACGTGAGCTGATCCAGGCCTCGGCGCAGATGGAGTTCCGCCCGGTCCTGGCCGGCGGCGGCGGGCAGGGTGCGGCAGTCACCGATCCGACACCGGCGGAGCAGTTGCCCACGCCCACGGCGGAGCCCACGGACGGATCCGATCCGAACTGGATCTCCCCGGAACTGCAGACCGAGTTCGAAACCACGGACTGCCTGAACCCGGACACCCTGGCCAATGCTGAACAGGCCGCTGCCGACCAGCCCATGGTCGCCTGCGAGCCCGGCACCGCCGGCAAGTACATCCTCGGCCCGGTGGAAGTTCCCGGTGCCGAGATTTCCACGGCCAGCTTCGGTATGGCGCAGGGAAACAACGGCATCTCCACCAACCAGTGGGCCGTCAACATCGAGTTCAACCGTGAAGGTACGGACACCTTCCGCCAGGTCACCGAGCGGCTGTTCGCGTTCCCGCAGGGCGATCCGCGGAACCAGTTCGCGATTGTCCTGGACGGGCAGATCATCTCGGCCCCCACGGTCAACGCCGTCATCACCGACGGCAAGCCGCAGATCACCGGCAACTTCACGCAGGAAAGCGCCGAGGCGCTGTCCGAGCAGCTGAAGTACGGCGCACTGCCCATCAGCTTCGAAATCCAGAGCGAACAGCAGGTCTCCGCCACCCTCGGTGCCGACCAGCTGCGGATGGGCATCATTGCCGGCCTGATCGGCCTGATTCTGGTGGCCGTCTACTCCCTGTTCCAGTACCGGGCCCTCGGGCTGGTGACCATCGCCTCGCTGGTGGTCGCCGGTGTGCTGACCTACCTGGCCATCGCCATCCTGGGCTGGAGCCAGAACTACCGGCTCTCGCTGGCCGGGGTGGCCGGTCTGATTGTCGCCATCGGCCAGACCGCTGACTCGTTCATCGTCTACTTTGAACGCATCCGTGATGAGCTCCGTGACGGACGCAGCCTGGTCTCGGCAGTGGACAACGGCTGGAAGCGCGCCAAGCGCACCGTGCTGGCGTCCAAGGCAGTAAACATTCTTGCCGCCGTCGTGCTCTACTTCGTGGCCGTTGGCAATGTCCGCGGGTTCGCGTTCACCCTGGGGCTGACGGCTATTGCCGACCTCATTGTGGTGTTTATGTTTACCCACCCGACCATGGTGCTGCTGGCCCGGACCAGGTTCTTCGGCGAAGGGCACCGGTTCTCCGGCCTGGATACCACCAAACTCGGCGCGGTGCCGCTGTACCGGGGTGCCGGACGCCTGCGTGAGCCAGGAGATTCTCCGGCACTGCGCGGCAAGAACAAGGCCGCCGCGAAGGAAGCTGAACGGCGCCTGACCATCGCAGAGCGGCGGCTTGCCGAGAAGCAGAACTCCATGGCCGGCAGCGGCCGCAGCTCCGAAAAGGACGGCGAGTAA
- the ruvC gene encoding crossover junction endodeoxyribonuclease RuvC — MSLRVLGVDPGLTRCGLGVVEVEGNRRATLVAVGVVGTVAGTALDARLLVISEAIELWLDTHRPDVLAVERVFSQLNVSTVMGTAQASGVVIAAAARRGIPVALHTPTEVKAAVTGSGSANKDAVGKMVTKILRLDEMPKPADAADALALAITHAWRRGVAGPGPTAGSASRGAAPASGQTPAQRLWAEAEARAKRGSY, encoded by the coding sequence GTGTCTTTACGCGTCCTGGGGGTGGACCCCGGCCTGACCCGCTGCGGCCTCGGAGTAGTAGAGGTCGAAGGGAACCGCCGGGCCACCCTTGTGGCCGTGGGAGTTGTCGGCACAGTGGCAGGAACGGCGCTGGACGCCCGCCTGCTGGTGATTTCCGAAGCGATCGAACTGTGGCTGGACACCCACCGGCCTGATGTCCTCGCCGTGGAACGGGTGTTCAGCCAGCTCAACGTCAGCACCGTCATGGGCACCGCCCAGGCCTCGGGCGTCGTTATTGCCGCCGCGGCACGGCGCGGGATCCCCGTGGCGCTGCACACCCCCACCGAGGTGAAGGCCGCGGTCACGGGGTCCGGCTCGGCGAATAAGGACGCGGTGGGCAAGATGGTCACCAAGATCCTCCGGCTGGATGAAATGCCCAAACCGGCCGACGCCGCCGACGCCCTGGCCCTGGCCATCACCCACGCCTGGCGCCGCGGCGTCGCCGGCCCCGGACCTACGGCAGGTTCGGCCTCCAGGGGTGCCGCGCCGGCATCGGGACAGACCCCGGCCCAGCGGCTGTGGGCCGAGGCGGAAGCCCGGGCAAAACGCGGAAGCTACTGA
- the ruvB gene encoding Holliday junction branch migration DNA helicase RuvB translates to MPTADSLVAPGPDPDDKAIEAALRPKNLDDFVGQKRVREQLSLVLEASRLRGRSADHVLLSGPPGLGKTTLSMIIAAEMNAPLRISSGPAIQHAGDLAAILSSLTEGEVLFLDEIHRMSRPAEEMLYMAMEDFRVDIVVGKGAGATAIPLELPPFTLVGATTRAGLLPGPLRDRFGFTGHLEFYSTDELELVLRRSAMLMDMKVNSAGFAEVAGRSRGTPRIANRLLRRVRDWALVHGVEQIDARSAGAALDMYEVDVLGLDRLDRAVLTALITKFNGGPVGLSTLAIAVGEEPETVETVAEPYLVREGLLGRTPRGRIATRAAWEHLGLQMPEHVAAAMPANMFSGPGINTSSSPGDGLVPET, encoded by the coding sequence GTGCCTACCGCTGATTCCCTGGTTGCCCCCGGCCCGGATCCGGACGACAAAGCCATTGAAGCGGCCCTTCGGCCCAAGAATCTTGATGATTTCGTGGGGCAGAAACGCGTCCGCGAACAGCTCTCCCTGGTCCTGGAAGCATCCCGCCTGCGCGGCCGCAGCGCAGACCACGTCCTGCTCTCCGGCCCTCCCGGCCTGGGCAAGACCACGCTCTCCATGATCATTGCCGCGGAAATGAACGCACCTCTGCGGATCAGTTCCGGCCCCGCTATCCAGCATGCCGGCGACCTCGCCGCGATTCTGTCCTCCCTGACCGAGGGGGAGGTGCTGTTCCTGGATGAAATCCACCGGATGTCCCGCCCGGCCGAGGAAATGCTCTACATGGCCATGGAGGATTTCCGGGTGGACATTGTGGTGGGCAAGGGAGCAGGAGCCACTGCCATCCCGCTGGAGCTTCCCCCGTTCACCCTGGTCGGTGCCACCACGCGGGCCGGCCTGCTGCCGGGCCCGCTGCGGGACCGCTTCGGTTTCACCGGTCACCTGGAGTTCTACTCCACCGACGAGCTGGAACTGGTACTGCGCCGCTCGGCCATGCTGATGGATATGAAGGTCAACTCGGCCGGCTTTGCCGAAGTGGCCGGCCGCTCCCGCGGTACGCCCCGAATCGCGAACCGGCTCCTGCGCCGCGTCCGGGACTGGGCCCTGGTGCACGGGGTCGAACAGATTGACGCCCGTTCGGCCGGTGCCGCCCTGGATATGTATGAAGTGGATGTGCTGGGCCTGGACCGGTTGGACCGGGCTGTGCTGACGGCGCTGATCACCAAGTTCAACGGGGGACCGGTGGGGCTGTCCACGCTGGCCATTGCCGTCGGCGAGGAACCCGAGACCGTGGAAACCGTCGCCGAACCGTATCTGGTCCGCGAAGGCCTGCTGGGCAGGACCCCGCGCGGACGGATTGCCACCCGTGCCGCCTGGGAGCACCTGGGGCTGCAGATGCCTGAACACGTCGCTGCGGCAATGCCGGCAAACATGTTCTCCGGACCGGGGATAAACACGTCCTCTTCGCCCGGCGACGGACTGGTCCCGGAAACTTAA